A single region of the Asterias amurensis chromosome 19, ASM3211899v1 genome encodes:
- the LOC139951803 gene encoding uncharacterized protein: MDMADVSLQCDFYNLEHCKDIECGVYPSYPRESNTVHLRQCTKNIRSHLQKWKVAAHDVNVEWKLILLRCGFDVDAYNSDKTICPAHRYKLGLSWTSTRKCCHPLHEGKGKPCRGANKTTSREVGYVRYRIVNTLLHKHILVSSLLYAAYSISLDLFNFSNFQQTCESSSTDDNVTHDLGAFDSSWAPTPRPKNVELQSLNTFLIQSGRSPVDGQLRRPLEKASDSTIRYYRRKAKEAFGLVLNCLAPGQEDGLMKITVGEKAADLSQSDQDVDSSTSSLVVCYQAADNWCTKRQILSILAHNMTNITLLLCTSVS, from the exons ATGGATATGGCGGAtgtatcgctgcagtgtgatttTTATAATCTTGAGCATTGCAAAGACATCGAGTGTGGTGTATATCCCTCTTATCCGCGAGAGAGCAATACCGTGCATCTTCGTCAATGCACAAAAAACATACGGAGCCATTTGCAGAAGTGGAAAGTTGCTGCACATGATGTGAATGTCGAGTGGAAGTTGATCCTCCTGCGATGTGGGTTCGACGTTGATGCTTACAACAGTGATAAGACGATATGCCCGGCACATCGGTACAAGTTAGGGTTGAGTTGGACATCAACAAGGAAATGCTGTCATCCACTCCATGAAGGGAAAGGCAAACCATGTCGTGGTGCGAATAAAACAACTAGTCGTGAGGTGGGATA TGTCCGCTACAGAATTGTAAACACGCTTCTTCATAAGCACATACTTGTTTCATCCTTGCTTTATGCAGCATACAGTATCTCACTGGATTTATTCAATTTCTCAAATTTTCAGCAAACGTGCGAGTCTTCATCAACTGATGACAATGTTACACATGATCTAGGTGCATTTGACTCTTCTTGGGCTCCAACCCCCCGACCAAAGAATGTGGAGTTGCAATCCCTGAACACTTTCCTTATCCAGAGTGGAAGGTCTCCTGTTGATGGACAGCTTCGTCGACCATTAGAAAAAGCATCTGATAGTACCATCCGTTATTATAGAAGAAAGGCAAAGGAAGCTTTTGGTTTAGTTCTTAATTGTTTGGCACCTGGTCAAGAAGATGGGCTTATGAAGATCACAGTTGGTGAAAAAGCTGCTGACTTATCACAAAGTGATCAAGATGTTGACAGCAGTACCAGCTCTCTAGTTGTGTGTTATCAAGCTGCAGACAACTGGTGTACCAAACGACAGATTTTATCAATATTGGCCCACAACATGACAAACATTACATTGTTACTTTGCACGTCAGTGAGCTGA